GCTCTCACATCTTACCTCTTACCACCCTTTCTTTTTTCTTTTAAGGATGTGAACTTAGGCGGGGGGGGAAATATTTATAAAATGTATATTAACACAACAAGGAGGGCAAGGAGAATCCGGTAAAGGATAAAGGGATAAAGGCTGTGTTTTTTAAGAAAGTTAAGGAGAAAGGCTATGGCAAGAAAGCTAAAAAGAGCTGAGGAGAAAAATCCTGTTAGGGCATAGGTTAAGGGAATACTATTGGTTTTAATAAGTTTTAGGCCCTCATATAAACCTGCTCCAAGAATTAAAGGAGCACCTGCAAGAAAGGAGTATCTTGCAGAATCCTCTCTTTTTAGCCCGAGAATAAGCCCTGCAGAGATGGTTATTCCACTTCGAGAGGTGCCAGGAAGTAAAGCTAAGGCTTGAAATAAACCAATTCCCAGAGCTTTGGAAAAAGAAAGGGCCCTTAAAGTGTTTTCCTTTTTTCCAAATCTCTCACCAAGCAAAAGGGGTAAACTCATAAAACTTAAGAAAAAGGCAACCATTAAGGGGCTTCTTAGATGGTTTTCAATCAAGTGTTCAAGGGTAAAACCAGCAAGTGCTCCGGGTATAGCCGAGACTATGATATACCACTTAAGGGACCAGATTTCCCGGAGGTCTTTCCAGAAATAGATAAGTATTGCCAGAAAAGAACCAAGATGGATAAAGGCATCAAAGGCAAGATTTGAGGGGATATGGAAAAATTTTGCTATAAGCACTAAATGTCCTGTGCTTGAAATGGGAAGAAACTCGGTAAGCCCCTGAATAAGCCCGAGGATAAGGGGATATAAATAATCCATGGAGGCTCCTTAGAGATAGCGTTTTTTTCTGAGGAGAAGGAGAAGGGAAAGACAAAGACCGATAACTATAGCATTAACCACATAAAAGGCATGAGGGCTCTCTTTAAGAGGTTCCAATTGCTGAAAAGGAAGGGGAATATTCATACCAAATAGGCTATAAATAGTGTTAGGAATGGAAAGAATTATGGCTATACTTGCCAAAAACTTCATAATCACATTGACATTGTTATTAATAATAGAGGCATAGGCATCCATGGTATTGGCAAGAATACTTGTAAAGACCTTGGTCATCTCCACAGCCTGTTTGTTTTCAATCTGAACATCTTCAAGGAGTTCAAGTTCTTCCTCTGTCAATCTTAAATATCTTCCACTTTGTAGTTTGGTTAAGACCATATCATTTCCCTGTAGAGAGGTATTGAAATAGGTAAGGGTCTTTTCAAGAGTGAGCATGCGCAAAAATTCTTCATTACTTAAGGCTCTAAAAATGGCCTCCTCATATTCCTCAATGGCTTTATCAATTTGCCGTAAAAATTTTAAATACAGATTGGTGGCCATAAAAAAGAAGTTAAGGAGAAAGGTTACAGGTTTTTCCAGGTCAAAGGTCTTACTTTTGTTGGCAAAGGCTATAAAGTCTTCAAAAATAGGATGATCAACCAAGCATATAGTGATAATATTTTCTTCTGTTACTATGATACCAATGGGAATGGTCTCATATTTAACATAGAGACCTGAGCCAGCTGGAACCGGTATGCGAATAATCATAAGTACTTGCTGTTCTTCTTTTTCAAGACGAGGCCTTTCCTCTTCATCTAAGGGATATCTCAAAAATTCAGGAAATATTTTAAGCCTTGTTTCCAGATAGTTTAATTCAAGCTCAGTTGGAGTAGTAACACAGATCCAGGTCTCATCTTGAATCTTTTCAGCAGGAACAAGAAGCCCTCTTTCAGAACGATAAACTCTAATCATAACTACCCACAAATGGTTAAAGTTTTCCTT
This window of the Caldimicrobium thiodismutans genome carries:
- a CDS encoding magnesium transporter CorA family protein, with translation MIRVYRSERGLLVPAEKIQDETWICVTTPTELELNYLETRLKIFPEFLRYPLDEEERPRLEKEEQQVLMIIRIPVPAGSGLYVKYETIPIGIIVTEENIITICLVDHPIFEDFIAFANKSKTFDLEKPVTFLLNFFFMATNLYLKFLRQIDKAIEEYEEAIFRALSNEEFLRMLTLEKTLTYFNTSLQGNDMVLTKLQSGRYLRLTEEELELLEDVQIENKQAVEMTKVFTSILANTMDAYASIINNNVNVIMKFLASIAIILSIPNTIYSLFGMNIPLPFQQLEPLKESPHAFYVVNAIVIGLCLSLLLLLRKKRYL
- a CDS encoding undecaprenyl-diphosphate phosphatase, with protein sequence MDYLYPLILGLIQGLTEFLPISSTGHLVLIAKFFHIPSNLAFDAFIHLGSFLAILIYFWKDLREIWSLKWYIIVSAIPGALAGFTLEHLIENHLRSPLMVAFFLSFMSLPLLLGERFGKKENTLRALSFSKALGIGLFQALALLPGTSRSGITISAGLILGLKREDSARYSFLAGAPLILGAGLYEGLKLIKTNSIPLTYALTGFFSSALFSFLAIAFLLNFLKKHSLYPFILYRILLALLVVLIYIL